From one Prochlorococcus marinus str. MIT 0912 genomic stretch:
- a CDS encoding DUF309 domain-containing protein, with translation MTFIDKQDDLFINDYRFEIGMKLFNSGQWYKSHDVFEEIWHETGGPERQLLQGILQVAVAQVHLENSNINGATILYGEALGRLKKFQLSDSGLDIEGLYKCVSRRLEFLQIGKDLADCSLPLLSFL, from the coding sequence ATGACTTTTATAGATAAACAAGATGATTTATTTATAAATGACTATCGTTTTGAAATAGGAATGAAACTATTTAATTCTGGTCAGTGGTATAAATCTCATGATGTTTTTGAAGAAATATGGCATGAGACTGGCGGGCCAGAAAGGCAGTTATTACAGGGTATTTTGCAAGTAGCTGTTGCTCAAGTTCATTTAGAAAATAGCAATATAAATGGGGCGACGATACTTTACGGAGAAGCATTAGGTAGATTAAAAAAATTTCAATTATCAGATTCAGGACTGGATATTGAAGGACTTTATAAATGCGTTTCAAGGAGATTGGAATTTCTACAAATTGGTAAGGACCTTGCTGATTGCAGTTTGCCCTTACTCAGTTTCCTTTAA
- the lptB gene encoding LPS export ABC transporter ATP-binding protein, producing MTLLIESLVLTLSNKTIVKNVNLNVNPGEIVGLLGPNGAGKTSTFNMIVGLIKPNKGNIYLEGNSIKNFSMTKRVQLGLGYLAQEPSIFRNLTVKENLDMALNQSGLSKSFCRNKREMLIDKFNLSSFVDLYGYQLSGGERRRCEVARALAVGRTGPKFLLLDEPFAGIDPIAIYDIQNLIEILRESGMGLLITDHNVRETLAITNRSYIITDGSILRSGSSEEILNDPIVKKYYLGTNFQI from the coding sequence ATGACTCTACTTATTGAGAGTTTGGTATTAACCTTATCCAATAAAACTATTGTTAAAAACGTCAATTTAAATGTTAATCCTGGAGAGATAGTTGGTCTTTTGGGTCCAAATGGTGCGGGTAAAACTAGTACTTTTAATATGATCGTCGGCTTGATTAAGCCAAACAAAGGCAATATCTACTTGGAGGGAAATAGTATAAAAAATTTTTCGATGACAAAAAGAGTTCAATTAGGCCTTGGTTATTTAGCTCAAGAACCAAGTATTTTTAGAAACCTTACAGTCAAAGAAAACTTGGATATGGCCTTGAACCAATCAGGTTTATCTAAATCTTTTTGTAGGAATAAACGTGAAATGTTGATAGATAAATTTAATTTATCTTCTTTTGTTGATCTTTATGGATATCAACTTTCTGGTGGAGAGAGGCGAAGATGTGAAGTTGCAAGAGCCCTAGCCGTTGGTCGCACAGGACCTAAATTTCTCCTTCTAGACGAGCCTTTTGCTGGTATTGATCCAATTGCTATATATGATATTCAAAATCTTATTGAAATTTTACGTGAAAGCGGCATGGGCCTATTAATAACAGATCATAATGTTCGTGAAACTTTAGCAATTACTAATCGTTCCTATATCATTACAGATGGGAGCATACTTCGCTCCGGTTCTTCTGAAGAGATTTTAAATGATCCAATTGTAAAAAAATATTATTTAGGTACTAATTTCCAAATTTGA
- the chlP gene encoding geranylgeranyl reductase, which yields MLRVAVIGGGPSGSCAAEILAKAGIKTWIFERKLDNAKPCGGAIPLCMVSEFDLPESIIDRKVRNMKMISPSNREVDIILDDIYPGSDKEYIGMLRREVMDSFMRNRAAELGATLVNGLVSKIETGSNRQGPYTLHYTEVLNDQSEEKGKQLEVDLIVGADGATSRVAKAMDAGDYNYAVAIQERIKLPKEEMKYYEDRAEMYVGTDVSPDFYGWVFPKYDHVAAGTGTMKQNGGLIKSLQIGVRERAKKRLVNGEVIKVEAHPIPEHPRPRRVVGRMALVGDAAGYVTKSSGEGIYFAAKSGRMCAEQIVESSQNGKIIPTENDLKKYLKKWDKKYGTTYTVLDILQRIFYTSDGAREAFVEMCGDMDVQRLTFDSYLYKTVVAMKPLQQLKLTLLTIGSVLRGKALAPSTYKPVPSAVRDDKEVNKMLAVSSIKGGIKTSKK from the coding sequence ATGTTAAGAGTTGCTGTTATTGGTGGTGGTCCAAGTGGATCATGCGCTGCAGAAATTTTGGCCAAAGCGGGAATTAAAACTTGGATATTCGAGAGAAAGCTAGATAATGCAAAACCATGTGGAGGAGCGATTCCATTGTGTATGGTTTCTGAGTTTGATCTTCCTGAATCAATAATTGATAGGAAAGTCAGGAACATGAAAATGATATCCCCTTCAAATAGAGAAGTAGACATTATTTTGGATGATATTTATCCAGGAAGCGACAAAGAATATATAGGCATGTTGAGGCGTGAAGTGATGGATTCATTTATGAGAAATCGTGCTGCAGAACTTGGTGCCACATTAGTAAACGGATTGGTATCAAAAATAGAAACTGGTAGTAATAGACAAGGTCCATACACACTTCATTACACCGAAGTCCTTAACGACCAATCTGAAGAGAAAGGTAAACAACTTGAGGTGGATCTAATTGTTGGGGCAGATGGTGCAACAAGCAGAGTTGCTAAAGCAATGGATGCTGGTGATTACAACTATGCAGTAGCAATTCAAGAAAGGATAAAGCTTCCTAAAGAGGAAATGAAATATTACGAGGACAGGGCAGAAATGTATGTAGGCACAGATGTATCACCAGATTTCTATGGTTGGGTCTTTCCAAAATACGACCATGTAGCAGCTGGAACAGGAACAATGAAACAAAATGGTGGTTTAATAAAAAGCCTTCAGATTGGTGTCAGAGAAAGAGCTAAGAAGAGACTCGTAAATGGAGAAGTCATCAAAGTAGAAGCTCATCCAATTCCTGAACATCCAAGGCCAAGAAGAGTTGTTGGAAGAATGGCTCTGGTTGGAGATGCCGCGGGTTATGTAACCAAAAGCTCAGGAGAGGGGATTTATTTCGCTGCCAAAAGTGGAAGGATGTGTGCCGAGCAAATTGTCGAATCAAGTCAAAATGGAAAAATAATACCTACAGAAAATGATCTCAAAAAATACTTAAAAAAATGGGATAAAAAGTATGGAACTACTTATACCGTATTAGATATTCTCCAAAGAATTTTCTATACCAGTGATGGAGCAAGGGAAGCTTTTGTAGAGATGTGTGGTGACATGGATGTGCAAAGACTTACATTTGATAGTTATCTCTACAAAACTGTAGTTGCCATGAAGCCACTTCAACAATTAAAGCTTACCCTATTAACAATTGGTTCTGTTTTAAGAGGAAAGGCATTAGCACCAAGCACATACAAGCCAGTGCCAAGTGCAGTTAGAGATGATAAAGAAGTAAATAAAATGTTAGCTGTTAGTTCAATCAAAGGTGGTATAAAAACCAGTAAAAAATAA
- the ccsB gene encoding c-type cytochrome biogenesis protein CcsB gives MLKDLTSYFIGDPILGLGLLAFFVLLISLPISFWSVAGDRNSSFIKFLIAIANISLTCQLILRWLQSGHFPISNLYESLCFLTWGCTLTQLFVERAWKSPIVSAVATPISLLSIGFASFVLPENLQSSAPLVPALRSSWLIMHVSVIMSSYAALLIGSILSFGVFLVDGKKQFNIRNSSFGSGSFRQSSEVYLNGRNENLNSIQPVEFTNAEQLDSLSYRSITAGFLLLTVGLISGAVWANEAWGSWWSWDPKETWALICWLVYAAYLHTRITRGWQGKKPALLAITGFFLIIVCYIGVNLLGVGLHSYGWFFDA, from the coding sequence ATCTTGAAGGACTTAACTTCTTATTTTATCGGAGATCCTATTTTAGGTTTAGGATTATTAGCTTTCTTTGTCTTATTGATATCGCTACCTATTTCTTTTTGGTCCGTTGCTGGTGATCGCAATTCTTCTTTTATAAAATTTTTAATTGCAATTGCAAATATTTCTCTTACTTGTCAATTGATTCTGCGATGGTTGCAATCGGGACATTTCCCAATTAGTAATCTTTATGAGTCCCTTTGCTTTTTGACTTGGGGTTGTACGTTAACGCAACTTTTTGTTGAAAGGGCATGGAAATCTCCGATCGTTTCAGCTGTTGCGACACCTATATCTCTTCTTTCAATAGGGTTCGCTAGTTTTGTCTTGCCAGAGAATTTGCAATCCTCTGCTCCTTTAGTTCCAGCGCTTCGTTCTAGTTGGTTGATAATGCATGTGAGTGTAATTATGTCTTCTTATGCTGCACTACTAATAGGTTCAATTTTGTCTTTTGGGGTCTTTCTTGTTGATGGAAAAAAACAATTCAATATTCGTAATAGTTCCTTTGGTTCTGGTTCGTTTAGGCAAAGCTCTGAGGTCTATTTAAATGGCAGAAATGAAAACTTAAATTCAATACAACCGGTTGAATTTACAAATGCTGAGCAGCTTGATTCATTGAGTTACAGATCAATAACTGCTGGATTTTTGTTGCTTACAGTTGGTCTGATTAGTGGTGCTGTTTGGGCTAATGAAGCTTGGGGTAGTTGGTGGAGTTGGGATCCTAAAGAAACCTGGGCTTTAATATGTTGGTTGGTTTATGCTGCTTATTTGCATACTAGGATTACAAGGGGATGGCAAGGGAAAAAGCCTGCATTGCTTGCTATAACAGGCTTTTTCTTGATTATTGTTTGCTATATAGGAGTCAACCTCCTTGGGGTTGGTTTACACAGTTATGGTTGGTTCTTTGACGCTTAA
- a CDS encoding LptF/LptG family permease, which produces MKNKIINLLLKISNFFRIRINHIPLLDRWILSQLIPPLVFSISAFTVVSVSVGVMFDLVRKIVELDLPLNTALNILVLRLPSFIVLSFPMATLLASLLTYSKLSSNSELKALRAIGISVYRIILPSLLLALVMTGLTFIFNNNIVPYSNSKAEFVLRSSLGKSISIEEGEDIIYSRKGNITDLENNKVSYSLTHIFYAKDYTDGFMNQVKVLDLSKYGYTQILTAEKAFWDPSIKKWELLNGKLVVFSEKGDSTITKFNSYLYPFNTGPIKIASIPKDANDMTLAEAKKALQIYKDTSNIKEVRRLKVRIQEKFTLPMSCLVFSLIGSSLASIPNSRTNRSQGFGISIILILFYYILSFTFSSLGVKGSISYISAAWSPVFISTIIGIILMRRANK; this is translated from the coding sequence ATGAAAAATAAAATTATAAATTTGTTATTGAAAATTTCAAATTTTTTTCGAATAAGGATTAATCATATTCCTTTACTTGATAGATGGATTCTTTCACAATTAATTCCCCCTTTGGTTTTTTCTATTTCGGCTTTTACAGTTGTATCTGTATCTGTTGGAGTAATGTTTGATCTTGTCCGTAAGATAGTTGAGCTGGATTTGCCTTTAAATACTGCATTAAACATTTTAGTTCTTAGATTACCTAGCTTTATTGTTTTATCATTTCCGATGGCCACTTTATTGGCCTCTTTATTAACATATAGTAAACTTTCTTCTAATAGTGAATTAAAAGCATTAAGAGCTATTGGGATTTCTGTATATCGAATTATTTTACCATCTTTGTTATTGGCATTAGTAATGACAGGATTAACTTTCATTTTTAATAATAATATTGTTCCATATTCAAATAGTAAGGCTGAATTTGTACTTAGAAGCTCATTAGGCAAATCCATTTCCATAGAAGAAGGGGAGGACATTATTTATTCTCGTAAAGGAAATATTACTGATCTTGAAAATAATAAAGTCTCCTATTCCTTAACTCATATTTTTTATGCCAAGGACTATACAGATGGTTTTATGAATCAAGTTAAAGTGCTTGATTTATCAAAATATGGATATACTCAAATTCTTACAGCTGAAAAAGCATTTTGGGATCCTTCGATTAAAAAATGGGAACTATTAAATGGTAAATTAGTTGTTTTTTCGGAAAAAGGTGATTCAACTATTACTAAATTTAATTCTTATCTATATCCATTTAATACTGGTCCAATTAAGATTGCATCTATACCCAAAGATGCAAATGATATGACTTTAGCTGAAGCAAAAAAAGCTCTGCAAATTTATAAAGATACTTCGAATATAAAGGAGGTGAGACGATTGAAAGTAAGGATACAAGAAAAATTTACGTTGCCAATGTCATGTCTTGTGTTTTCTTTGATTGGGAGTAGTTTAGCTTCAATACCAAACTCTAGAACAAATCGATCACAAGGTTTTGGTATAAGTATTATTTTGATTTTATTTTATTATATATTAAGTTTTACATTTAGTTCATTAGGTGTAAAAGGATCAATTTCATATATATCAGCCGCATGGTCTCCTGTATTTATTTCAACTATTATAGGAATAATATTGATGAGGCGAGCAAATAAGTAA
- a CDS encoding M15 family metallopeptidase, which yields MNYHDDIPLAKRIRSIKTLTSRSFLRFGILFFGLGISLTFLANKSNFRQTKSLDDSINSTEINQNKSLLGHLPYPEASKNELILFSPGIYVHKEIYESFKEMQFMASQRGISLQLLSGYRSIDLQRDIFYENKSIRNQTAVERSMVSAPPGYSEHSTGYAIDVGDGNYPDTHFEVDFEQTPAFKWMKRHAPKYHFVLSFPPNNKQGVTYEPWHWRFEGTVNALRKFEDANKIIKFK from the coding sequence ATGAATTATCATGATGACATCCCTTTGGCCAAAAGGATTAGGTCCATTAAAACCCTTACTAGCAGGTCTTTTTTACGGTTTGGAATTCTTTTTTTTGGACTTGGTATATCGTTGACGTTTTTAGCTAATAAATCAAATTTTCGCCAAACAAAATCTTTAGATGATTCGATTAATTCTACTGAGATAAATCAAAATAAAAGTTTGTTAGGCCATCTTCCTTATCCTGAGGCTTCAAAAAATGAGTTAATTCTTTTCTCTCCTGGTATTTACGTTCATAAAGAAATTTATGAAAGTTTTAAGGAAATGCAATTTATGGCTTCCCAAAGAGGAATTTCTTTACAACTGTTAAGTGGTTATAGATCAATTGATTTGCAAAGAGATATTTTTTATGAAAATAAATCTATTAGAAATCAAACTGCTGTTGAGCGTTCTATGGTCTCAGCTCCTCCTGGCTATTCCGAACACAGCACAGGATATGCAATCGATGTTGGCGATGGGAATTATCCAGATACTCATTTTGAGGTTGATTTTGAACAAACACCTGCTTTTAAATGGATGAAGAGGCATGCCCCTAAATATCATTTTGTTCTTTCTTTTCCACCCAATAATAAACAAGGTGTAACTTATGAGCCTTGGCATTGGAGATTTGAAGGGACTGTTAATGCTTTAAGAAAATTTGAGGATGCTAATAAAATTATAAAATTCAAATAA
- a CDS encoding NAD(P)/FAD-dependent oxidoreductase produces the protein MKVAVIGAGPAGLAFTDKLLELRKDISIDIYEKSNHIGGISKTVNYKGNRIDIGGHRFFSKSDEVMKWWTNKFPIDISTLKESDLISYQNSSRNIEGYKTIKEKNTKDHRIMLVRKRKSRILYSGKLYDYPLKLNLKTIKNIGSIKIINVGLSYLKSKLDKKEAKNLEDFIISRFGYKLYTMFFESYTEKVWGRHPKEISPEWGAQRIKGLSIRKLIIDILKKLLSKIINTESNGISQKNTETSLIERFLYPKYGPGQMWEEVANDLKRNNVNIFMNKPIKGIEFSSDKRKAEKILFKDENGKIIKQEYDYIISTMPIKELIKSSKLENEEYIFPPEILKIAESLPYRDFITIGLLINHISGPQMELLDDTWIYVQEPNVKVGRIQIFNNWSPYLVADKKNYWIGLEYFCNENDELWKKSDIELIELAKEEIIKLKLTNSKAFIDSTIIREPKTYPAYFDSYEKIDTLINCVNKINNLFLIGRNGMHKYNNQDHSMLSGFRAAELIAHNRVNEKSKEELWQINVEQEYHEEIKNIKE, from the coding sequence ATGAAGGTTGCTGTTATTGGAGCAGGCCCTGCAGGATTAGCTTTTACTGATAAATTACTTGAATTAAGAAAAGATATTTCTATTGATATTTATGAAAAGAGTAATCACATAGGAGGCATTTCAAAAACCGTTAATTACAAGGGAAATCGAATAGATATAGGTGGACATAGATTTTTTTCAAAATCCGATGAGGTTATGAAATGGTGGACTAATAAATTTCCTATAGATATTTCAACTCTTAAAGAGTCAGATTTAATAAGTTACCAAAATTCAAGTAGGAACATTGAAGGTTATAAAACGATAAAGGAAAAAAACACAAAGGATCATCGAATAATGTTAGTAAGAAAAAGAAAATCAAGAATTCTATATTCAGGAAAGTTATATGATTACCCTCTAAAACTAAATTTAAAAACAATCAAGAATATTGGTTCAATTAAAATTATTAATGTAGGTTTAAGTTATTTAAAAAGCAAACTGGATAAAAAAGAAGCTAAAAATCTTGAAGACTTTATTATATCAAGATTTGGATACAAACTATACACAATGTTTTTTGAAAGCTATACAGAAAAAGTTTGGGGACGTCACCCTAAAGAAATTTCCCCAGAATGGGGTGCCCAAAGAATAAAAGGTTTATCAATAAGGAAATTAATAATTGATATTTTAAAAAAGTTATTATCTAAGATAATTAATACAGAATCAAACGGCATAAGTCAAAAAAACACTGAGACATCCTTAATAGAAAGATTTCTTTATCCGAAATATGGACCAGGTCAAATGTGGGAGGAAGTAGCCAATGATTTAAAGAGAAATAATGTAAATATATTCATGAATAAGCCAATAAAAGGTATTGAGTTTTCCTCAGACAAAAGAAAAGCAGAAAAAATCCTATTTAAAGATGAAAATGGGAAAATTATAAAGCAAGAATATGACTATATAATATCTACAATGCCAATAAAGGAACTAATCAAATCATCTAAATTAGAAAATGAAGAATATATTTTTCCACCAGAAATTTTAAAGATCGCAGAATCACTACCATACAGAGATTTTATAACAATTGGTTTACTAATAAACCACATTTCAGGACCACAAATGGAGTTGCTAGACGATACATGGATTTATGTTCAAGAACCTAATGTTAAAGTAGGCAGGATACAAATATTCAATAATTGGAGTCCTTACTTAGTAGCAGATAAAAAAAATTATTGGATAGGACTTGAATATTTTTGTAATGAGAATGATGAATTATGGAAGAAATCAGATATAGAGCTAATTGAATTAGCTAAAGAAGAAATAATAAAGTTAAAACTTACCAATTCAAAGGCCTTTATCGATTCAACAATTATAAGAGAGCCTAAAACCTACCCAGCATATTTTGATTCTTACGAAAAGATAGACACCTTAATAAATTGCGTAAATAAAATAAACAATTTATTCCTAATCGGCAGAAATGGTATGCACAAATATAATAATCAGGATCATTCTATGCTTTCAGGATTTAGAGCTGCAGAACTTATAGCGCATAATCGAGTCAATGAGAAATCAAAAGAGGAATTATGGCAAATTAATGTAGAACAGGAATATCATGAAGAAATCAAAAATATAAAAGAATGA
- the typA gene encoding translational GTPase TypA, protein MSFDIQAIRNIAIIAHVDHGKTTLVDALLNQSGTFRDNEEVPTCAMDSNDLERERGITILSKNTAVTYNDTRINIVDTPGHADFGGEVERVLGMVDGCLLVVDANEGPMPQTRFVLKKALEQGLRPIVFVNKIDRARVEPETAVDKVLDLFLELGADDDQCDFPYLFGSGLGGFAKTEVKSESDNMKPLFESIIRQVPPPVGDQNKPLQLQVTTLDYSDFLGTIIIGRVHNGVIKNGQRTCLIKEDGSLKKGRINKLLGFKGLKRIEIDEANAGDIVALAGFEDVSIGETVACPDEPKPLPLIKVDEPTLQMTFVVNDSPFAGKEGKFVTSRQLKDRLNKELLTNVALRVEDTDSPDRFSVSGRGELHLGILIETMRREGYEFQVSQPQVIFRTIDEIKCEPVETLVLDVPEASIGACIESLGVRKGEMQNMETGTDHRTQLEFVIPSRGLIGFRGEFIRATRGEGIMSHSFFEYRPSVGDFEQRRNGVLISFEEGVATFYSLKNAEDRGQFFITPGAKVYKGMIIGENNRPQDLELNICKAKQLTNMRSAGADELDQLQSPIEMTLERALEYIGPGEMLEVTPESIRLRKINAKKNMKK, encoded by the coding sequence ATGAGTTTTGATATACAAGCCATAAGGAATATCGCAATAATTGCTCACGTTGATCATGGCAAGACAACTTTGGTTGATGCACTTTTAAATCAATCTGGGACTTTTCGAGATAACGAGGAGGTCCCGACTTGTGCAATGGATTCAAATGATTTGGAACGTGAAAGAGGAATAACAATTCTTTCGAAAAACACAGCTGTTACATATAACGACACAAGAATAAACATTGTTGACACACCAGGGCATGCTGATTTTGGAGGCGAAGTCGAGAGGGTTTTGGGAATGGTAGATGGATGTCTTCTTGTTGTTGATGCTAACGAGGGACCAATGCCACAAACTCGATTCGTTTTAAAAAAAGCTTTAGAGCAGGGTTTAAGACCTATCGTTTTTGTTAATAAAATTGATCGTGCAAGAGTTGAACCTGAAACTGCGGTAGACAAAGTTTTAGATCTATTTTTGGAATTAGGAGCTGATGATGATCAATGTGACTTTCCTTATCTATTTGGGAGTGGATTAGGTGGTTTCGCAAAGACTGAAGTAAAAAGCGAAAGTGATAACATGAAACCGTTATTTGAATCAATTATTAGGCAAGTTCCTCCTCCAGTTGGCGATCAAAATAAGCCTTTACAATTACAAGTCACCACTCTTGATTATTCTGATTTCCTAGGAACGATTATTATTGGAAGAGTACATAATGGTGTAATAAAAAATGGTCAAAGGACTTGTTTAATAAAAGAAGATGGGAGTTTAAAAAAAGGAAGGATTAATAAATTATTAGGATTTAAGGGATTAAAAAGAATTGAAATAGATGAAGCAAATGCTGGAGATATAGTTGCCTTGGCTGGATTTGAAGATGTTTCTATTGGAGAAACCGTAGCTTGCCCTGATGAACCGAAGCCTTTACCTCTAATAAAGGTAGATGAACCTACATTGCAGATGACTTTTGTCGTAAATGATTCCCCATTTGCAGGGAAAGAGGGCAAGTTTGTAACCAGTCGTCAGTTGAAGGATCGTTTAAATAAAGAACTTCTTACGAATGTTGCATTAAGAGTTGAGGATACAGATTCACCTGATCGTTTTTCTGTAAGCGGTAGAGGAGAGTTACATCTAGGAATTCTTATTGAGACAATGAGAAGAGAGGGGTATGAATTTCAAGTTTCTCAACCACAAGTCATTTTTAGGACCATTGATGAAATCAAATGCGAACCCGTTGAGACCCTAGTCCTTGATGTCCCTGAAGCTTCTATTGGTGCTTGTATTGAAAGTCTTGGTGTAAGAAAAGGTGAGATGCAAAATATGGAAACGGGTACTGATCATCGAACTCAACTTGAATTTGTCATCCCATCAAGAGGCTTGATTGGATTCAGAGGGGAATTTATTCGTGCAACAAGAGGTGAAGGGATTATGAGTCATTCGTTTTTCGAATACAGACCATCTGTAGGAGATTTTGAACAAAGGAGAAATGGAGTCCTTATTTCATTTGAAGAGGGTGTCGCTACTTTTTATTCCTTAAAAAATGCAGAAGACCGCGGACAATTTTTTATTACTCCTGGAGCTAAAGTTTATAAAGGGATGATTATTGGGGAGAATAATCGCCCACAAGATCTTGAATTAAATATTTGTAAGGCAAAACAACTGACCAATATGCGATCAGCTGGTGCAGATGAGCTAGATCAATTGCAATCTCCAATTGAAATGACATTAGAAAGAGCTCTTGAATACATTGGACCAGGAGAGATGTTGGAAGTTACTCCTGAATCTATAAGGCTGAGAAAAATTAATGCAAAGAAAAATATGAAAAAATAA